A stretch of Sphingorhabdus sp. YGSMI21 DNA encodes these proteins:
- the arfB gene encoding alternative ribosome rescue aminoacyl-tRNA hydrolase ArfB: MVDIPESAITETFLAASGPGGQNVNKVATAVQMRVDIYALGLEPYAFRKLRTLAGRKMTSGGELVLTVREYRTREANRAEARRRVAEMIEQAYQRDARRIKTRPSRAAKARRVESKKKKASVKKTRGKPSLD, encoded by the coding sequence ATGGTTGATATTCCGGAAAGTGCGATCACCGAGACCTTTCTTGCCGCCAGCGGCCCTGGCGGCCAGAATGTCAACAAGGTGGCGACCGCGGTCCAGATGCGGGTCGATATCTATGCGCTCGGGCTCGAGCCTTATGCCTTTCGCAAGTTGCGGACGTTGGCCGGCCGCAAAATGACAAGCGGCGGCGAACTGGTCCTGACGGTGCGGGAATATCGGACCCGCGAAGCCAATCGGGCAGAAGCAAGGCGCCGCGTGGCGGAAATGATCGAACAGGCCTATCAGCGCGATGCCCGGAGGATCAAGACCCGCCCGAGCAGAGCCGCCAAGGCCAGACGGGTGGAATCGAAGAAGAAGAAAGCCTCGGTCAAGAAGACGCGCGGCAAACCGTCTCTCGACTGA
- a CDS encoding response regulator transcription factor, with translation MRVLLIEDEPTTAKAIELMLTTEGFNVYTTDLGEEGLDLGKLYDYDIILLDLNLPDMHGYDVLKKLRVAKVQTPVLILSGISEMDSKVRSFGFGADDYVTKPFHRDELVARIHAVVRRSKGHSQSVIRTGKLAVNLDAKTVEVDGNRVHLTGKEYAMLELLSLRKGTTLTKEMFLNHLYGGMDEPELKIIDVFICKLRKKLSLACGGENYIETVWGRGYVLRDMEEELAPTAQVA, from the coding sequence ATGCGCGTGCTGCTGATTGAAGATGAACCAACGACCGCAAAAGCTATCGAGCTGATGCTGACGACCGAAGGTTTCAACGTATATACAACGGATCTGGGCGAAGAAGGCCTCGATCTCGGCAAGCTCTATGATTATGACATCATATTGCTCGATCTCAACCTGCCCGACATGCATGGTTATGATGTGCTCAAGAAACTGCGCGTAGCGAAAGTGCAAACGCCGGTTCTCATTCTTTCCGGCATCAGCGAAATGGACAGCAAGGTCCGCAGCTTCGGCTTCGGTGCTGACGATTATGTCACCAAGCCGTTCCACCGGGACGAACTGGTTGCCCGCATCCATGCGGTTGTGCGCCGTTCGAAAGGCCATTCGCAGAGCGTTATCCGCACCGGCAAACTGGCGGTCAATCTTGATGCGAAGACGGTGGAAGTCGATGGCAACCGCGTGCATCTGACTGGCAAGGAATATGCCATGCTCGAGCTGCTCTCCCTGCGAAAGGGCACAACGCTGACCAAGGAAATGTTCCTCAACCATCTCTATGGCGGAATGGACGAGCCGGAACTCAAGATTATCGATGTGTTTATCTGCAAGCTGCGCAAGAAGCTGTCGCTGGCTTGCGGCGGCGAAAATTATATCGAAACCGTATGGGGCAGGGGCTATGTCCTGCGCGATATGGAAGAAGAACTCGCTCCGACCGCGCAGGTCGCCTGA
- a CDS encoding metallophosphoesterase family protein, with the protein MLNRLLRRKKASRPLDHATVPEGRRIYAIGDVHGRNDLLLQLLGKIIKDDGERDKADSEIIFLGDLVDRGPDSAGVLDTAMQIREQLRNVRFLMGNHEEVYLAAATGDEKSVRFFNRIGGRETILSYDISLKEYIELDIVQLAERIPELFRQEHIEFIKGFEDHVIIGDYAFVHAGIRPGIPIAEQRKKDLRWIREDFLSAQEAHEKVIVYGHTITDDVVESGNRIGIDTGAYYSDKLTALCLQGSERWYLDTAS; encoded by the coding sequence ATGCTGAATCGTCTTCTTCGCAGAAAAAAGGCCTCCAGACCGCTTGATCACGCGACCGTTCCGGAGGGACGGCGGATCTATGCGATTGGTGACGTCCACGGGCGTAATGACCTGTTGCTGCAACTGCTCGGCAAGATCATCAAGGATGACGGCGAACGGGACAAGGCGGACAGCGAGATCATCTTCCTGGGCGATCTGGTCGACCGGGGACCGGACAGCGCCGGCGTCCTCGACACGGCGATGCAGATCAGGGAACAATTGCGCAATGTCCGTTTCCTGATGGGCAATCACGAGGAAGTCTACCTCGCCGCAGCTACCGGCGACGAAAAGTCCGTCCGTTTCTTCAACCGGATCGGCGGACGCGAGACGATCCTGAGTTACGACATCAGTCTGAAGGAATATATCGAGCTCGACATAGTCCAGCTTGCCGAACGCATTCCCGAGCTATTCCGCCAGGAACATATCGAATTTATCAAGGGATTTGAAGACCATGTGATCATCGGCGACTATGCATTCGTGCACGCCGGCATCCGCCCTGGCATCCCGATTGCCGAACAGCGCAAGAAGGACCTGCGCTGGATCCGCGAGGATTTTCTGTCTGCACAGGAAGCGCACGAGAAGGTGATTGTCTATGGCCACACGATCACCGATGACGTGGTGGAAAGCGGGAACCGGATCGGTATCGATACCGGCGCCTATTATTCCGACAAGCTGACCGCGCTTTGCCTCCAGGGGTCGGAACGCTGGTATCTCGACACCGCCTCATAA
- a CDS encoding saccharopine dehydrogenase NADP-binding domain-containing protein: MSVAKEFDVIIYGSTGYTGRLVAEYMAQQYGIGKDAPKWAMAGRSLDKLEEVRDLIGAPKDTPLVVADSDDAASIDMMASRTKVVLTTVGPYQLYGDELVAACVKNGTHYVDLCGEPGWMREMIDQHQEAAEKSGAQICFSCGFDSIPFDLGVLMLQKEMNKRYGKPATRVKGRVRAMEGTFSGGTAASLKETMKAIAKNPGLVKILASSFGLTPGFKGVDQPNMTLPKYDKSIDSWVAPFIMAAINTKNVHRTNFLLDFPFGEDFKYDEMVVTSPGDLGKKAAEMMAKANPLGGEDGPKPGEGPTKEQRENGYYDVLFLGETADGETAALCVKGDKDPGYGSTSKMIAESALCLAQDANKKSGGVWTPGALMGEKLVKRLEAKAGLSFVVES; the protein is encoded by the coding sequence ATGTCCGTAGCAAAAGAATTTGATGTCATCATCTATGGTTCCACCGGCTACACTGGCCGTCTGGTCGCCGAATATATGGCGCAGCAATATGGCATCGGCAAAGACGCTCCGAAATGGGCGATGGCGGGCCGCAGCCTCGACAAGCTCGAAGAGGTCCGCGATCTCATTGGCGCGCCAAAGGATACGCCGCTGGTCGTGGCCGATTCCGATGATGCCGCCTCGATCGACATGATGGCGAGCCGGACCAAGGTCGTGCTGACCACGGTCGGCCCCTATCAGCTCTATGGCGACGAACTTGTTGCCGCCTGCGTCAAGAATGGCACCCATTATGTCGATCTGTGCGGCGAGCCTGGCTGGATGCGCGAGATGATCGACCAGCATCAGGAAGCGGCGGAGAAATCGGGCGCGCAGATATGCTTCTCCTGCGGCTTCGACTCGATCCCCTTCGATCTCGGCGTGCTGATGCTGCAGAAGGAAATGAACAAGCGCTATGGCAAGCCAGCAACCCGGGTCAAAGGCCGGGTGCGCGCGATGGAAGGCACATTTTCCGGTGGCACCGCTGCCAGCCTGAAAGAAACGATGAAGGCGATTGCCAAAAACCCGGGCCTGGTAAAGATTCTGGCGAGCAGCTTTGGCCTGACCCCCGGCTTCAAGGGCGTGGATCAGCCGAATATGACGCTCCCGAAATATGACAAGAGCATCGACAGCTGGGTCGCTCCCTTCATCATGGCGGCCATCAACACGAAGAATGTCCACCGGACCAACTTCCTGCTCGACTTCCCCTTTGGCGAAGATTTCAAATATGACGAGATGGTCGTCACCAGCCCCGGCGACCTCGGCAAGAAAGCCGCCGAAATGATGGCCAAAGCCAATCCTCTTGGCGGCGAAGACGGCCCGAAACCCGGCGAAGGCCCGACCAAGGAACAGCGTGAAAACGGCTATTATGATGTCCTGTTCCTGGGCGAGACGGCTGACGGCGAAACCGCTGCGCTGTGCGTCAAGGGCGACAAGGACCCCGGCTATGGCTCGACCTCGAAAATGATCGCGGAATCGGCGCTCTGCCTGGCCCAGGACGCGAACAAGAAGAGTGGTGGCGTCTGGACGCCGGGCGCGTTGATGGGCGAGAAGCTGGTCAAGCGTCTGGAAGCCAAGGCCGGCCTCAGCTTCGTTGTGGAAAGCTGA
- the dcd gene encoding dCTP deaminase — MSILSDRWIRNEARHSGMIEPFVEGQKREGCISYGLSSYGYDARVSDEFKIFTNVNNAVVDPKNFAENSFVDRKTDCCIIPPNSFALARTVEYFRIPRDVLVICLGKSTYARCGIIVNVTPLEPEWEGHVTLEFSNTSPLPAKIYANEGACQFLFLKGNEPCETSYADRSGKYMGQKGVTLAKL; from the coding sequence ATGAGCATTTTATCCGACCGCTGGATCCGCAACGAAGCCAGACATTCCGGCATGATCGAACCTTTTGTTGAAGGCCAGAAGCGCGAGGGATGTATCAGCTACGGCCTGTCCTCCTATGGCTATGACGCGCGGGTATCCGACGAGTTCAAGATTTTCACCAATGTGAACAATGCCGTCGTTGATCCCAAGAATTTCGCCGAGAACAGCTTTGTCGACCGCAAGACCGACTGCTGCATCATCCCGCCGAACAGCTTCGCCCTTGCCCGGACCGTCGAATATTTCCGGATACCGCGCGACGTGCTGGTCATCTGCCTCGGCAAATCGACCTATGCCCGCTGCGGAATCATCGTCAATGTCACACCGCTGGAACCGGAGTGGGAAGGCCATGTCACGCTGGAATTTTCCAACACCAGCCCCCTGCCCGCCAAAATCTATGCCAATGAAGGCGCCTGCCAGTTTCTGTTTCTGAAAGGCAACGAGCCTTGCGAGACGAGCTATGCCGACCGGTCGGGCAAATATATGGGGCAAAAAGGTGTGACTCTGGCCAAGCTCTAG
- a CDS encoding GH25 family lysozyme → MRKNLISLAVIAVALLVIAFILRNIAVSWAPSRDQYPVQGISVDESHGTIVWHVAGATGVDFAYIQATAGADKRDANFAANIEGAREAGIRHGALHNYSLCRLATDQATMFVTTVPRGKNMLPPAIRLAFDNGCGDRPGRALVLSELNTFLNQIESHSEKRAIIAVSREFEELYNISSGIDRTFWLEANFFPPDYATKPWVMWRASDMRRISGVDGPINWNVVRP, encoded by the coding sequence ATGAGAAAAAATCTGATCAGCCTTGCCGTGATCGCTGTGGCCTTGCTCGTCATCGCCTTCATCCTCCGGAATATTGCGGTCAGCTGGGCGCCGTCCCGCGACCAATATCCGGTGCAGGGAATTTCGGTCGACGAAAGCCATGGTACCATCGTCTGGCATGTCGCGGGCGCCACCGGAGTCGACTTTGCCTATATCCAGGCCACCGCCGGCGCGGACAAGCGTGACGCGAATTTCGCCGCGAATATCGAGGGCGCGCGGGAAGCCGGTATCCGCCACGGCGCGCTTCACAATTATTCGCTCTGCCGCCTGGCCACCGATCAGGCCACGATGTTTGTCACCACCGTACCGCGCGGTAAAAATATGCTGCCGCCCGCCATTCGTCTGGCCTTCGACAATGGCTGTGGCGACCGTCCCGGTCGCGCCCTGGTGCTGAGCGAGCTCAACACCTTTCTCAACCAGATCGAATCGCATAGCGAGAAACGCGCTATCATCGCGGTGTCGCGGGAATTCGAGGAACTGTACAATATTAGCAGCGGGATCGACCGGACCTTCTGGCTGGAAGCCAATTTTTTCCCGCCCGACTATGCCACCAAGCCATGGGTGATGTGGCGTGCTTCCGACATGCGCCGGATCAGCGGGGTTGACGGCCCGATAAACTGGAACGTAGTGCGTCCATGA
- a CDS encoding UPF0262 family protein — MSDPRIISVELDEATILWRNADIEQERRIAIFDLIEDNYFKPLKQHDDGYAGPYQLQLSVQEGRLVISIGRENGEPLETLILALGRFRRPIRDYFAICDSYYQAIRKASAAEIETIDMARRGVHDQGAELLVERLEGKIDVDFKTARRLFTLICVLHIKN; from the coding sequence ATGTCCGATCCGCGCATCATCTCCGTTGAACTCGACGAGGCCACAATCTTGTGGCGCAACGCCGATATCGAACAGGAACGGCGGATCGCGATCTTCGATCTGATCGAGGACAATTATTTCAAGCCGCTCAAACAGCATGATGACGGCTATGCCGGGCCCTATCAGTTGCAACTGAGCGTCCAGGAGGGGCGGCTGGTAATTTCCATCGGCCGCGAAAATGGCGAACCGCTGGAGACTTTGATTCTGGCGCTCGGCCGGTTCCGGCGGCCGATCCGCGACTATTTCGCCATTTGCGACAGCTATTATCAGGCGATCCGCAAGGCCAGCGCGGCGGAAATCGAAACCATCGACATGGCCCGGCGCGGGGTTCACGACCAGGGCGCGGAACTGCTTGTCGAGCGGCTCGAGGGCAAGATCGATGTCGATTTCAAGACCGCCCGCCGTCTCTTCACATTAATCTGCGTATTGCATATCAAGAATTGA
- a CDS encoding replicative DNA helicase: MAELMRFENDEHEEQRLPRNVEAEATFLGALLIDNRVAEDVQTRLRPEHFYEPLHGRIYEQALKLLDKNMVATPVTLKPYFESDEAMKALGGPSYLAKLTGDGAGLIGARDFANQIYDLALLRELVSVGRTLVESALDTSETVDPKEQIEEAETALYRVSEGEAQEGGVRSFLQASTEALNNVERAFNSGGKVSGITTGLTDVNAKMGGLHRSDLLILAGRPGMGKTSLATNIAFNAANRYLRDMNDGIAPEDSLGAKTAFFSLEMSADQLATRILSEQAEISSEKLRMGSISRDEMHRLAMASRDLQDLPLFIDDTPGLTIAALRTRARRLQRRQGIGLIVVDYLQLLQGSGRANDNRVNEISEISRGLKTLAKELQVPVMALSQLSRQVESREDKRPQLSDLRESGSIEQDADIVMFIFREEYYHMAVKPDVPDANSTPDQIKKYEDWERDHVQAEGKATVIVAKNRQGSTGNIQLSFISEFTKFGDLAYSEGPDEY; the protein is encoded by the coding sequence ATGGCCGAATTGATGCGTTTCGAGAATGATGAACATGAAGAACAGCGCCTGCCGCGCAATGTCGAGGCAGAGGCGACTTTTCTCGGCGCGTTGCTGATCGACAACCGGGTCGCCGAAGATGTGCAGACAAGGCTGAGGCCGGAACATTTTTACGAACCGTTGCATGGGCGGATTTACGAGCAGGCGCTGAAGCTTCTCGACAAGAATATGGTGGCCACGCCGGTTACGCTGAAGCCCTATTTCGAGTCGGATGAAGCGATGAAGGCGCTCGGTGGCCCCTCCTATCTCGCCAAGTTGACCGGTGACGGCGCCGGCCTGATCGGGGCCCGGGATTTTGCGAACCAGATTTACGACCTGGCTCTGCTTCGCGAACTGGTCAGTGTCGGGCGCACGCTCGTCGAAAGCGCGCTGGATACCAGCGAGACCGTCGACCCCAAGGAACAGATCGAGGAAGCGGAAACCGCTCTCTACCGGGTGTCCGAAGGCGAGGCGCAAGAAGGCGGCGTGCGGTCGTTCCTGCAGGCTTCGACCGAGGCGCTGAACAATGTCGAGCGGGCCTTCAACAGCGGCGGCAAAGTGTCCGGCATCACCACCGGCCTGACCGATGTGAACGCGAAAATGGGCGGCCTGCACCGAAGCGATCTGCTCATTCTTGCCGGACGTCCGGGCATGGGCAAGACCTCGCTCGCAACCAATATCGCCTTCAACGCGGCAAACCGCTATTTGCGCGACATGAACGACGGAATCGCGCCGGAAGATTCGCTTGGCGCCAAGACCGCTTTCTTCAGTCTGGAAATGTCGGCCGACCAGCTGGCCACCAGGATTCTGTCGGAACAGGCCGAGATCAGTTCGGAAAAATTGCGCATGGGTTCGATCAGCCGGGATGAAATGCACCGGCTTGCCATGGCATCGCGGGATTTACAGGACCTGCCACTGTTCATTGATGACACGCCAGGCCTGACCATTGCCGCGCTGCGGACAAGGGCAAGGCGCCTGCAGAGGCGTCAGGGCATCGGTCTGATTGTCGTAGACTATTTGCAGCTGCTGCAGGGCTCTGGCCGCGCCAATGACAACCGGGTCAACGAAATTTCGGAAATCAGCCGTGGCCTCAAGACTCTGGCCAAGGAACTGCAAGTGCCGGTCATGGCGCTCTCGCAGTTGAGCCGGCAAGTCGAAAGCCGCGAAGACAAAAGGCCGCAACTGTCCGATCTGCGCGAATCCGGTTCGATCGAGCAGGACGCGGATATCGTGATGTTCATCTTCCGTGAGGAATATTATCACATGGCGGTGAAGCCGGACGTGCCCGATGCCAATTCCACGCCCGACCAGATCAAGAAATATGAGGACTGGGAACGCGATCATGTCCAGGCCGAAGGCAAGGCGACGGTCATTGTCGCAAAGAACCGTCAGGGCTCGACCGGGAATATCCAGCTGAGCTTCATCAGCGAATTCACGAAATTCGGTGATCTGGCCTATAGCGAAGGCCCTGACGAATATTAG
- a CDS encoding phosphoadenylyl-sulfate reductase has translation MAEAARKIDTIDVRPDFTQADADALNQRFEGVDTTTMLKALFDERQLGEVAVVSSFGTESAVLLHLVAAVDPTIPVTFVDTLKMFPETLEYRDTLISLLGIKNANIVAPEAAVLAEKDENGLRWSYDPDGCCEIRKVEPLARAKAGLNSWISGRKAFQSVTRNNIPRFEIDDGRLKINPLGDWIKDDLEAYFEEHDLPRHPLEAEGYLSVGCAPCTSKVLPGEDPRAGRWRGWDKSECGIHEDVTPLPDTEDKGVNDPIF, from the coding sequence ATGGCTGAAGCCGCACGCAAGATCGACACGATCGATGTTCGCCCCGACTTTACGCAGGCCGACGCCGACGCCCTGAACCAGCGGTTCGAGGGTGTCGACACGACGACCATGCTGAAGGCCCTGTTCGATGAACGACAGCTCGGTGAAGTCGCCGTGGTCTCGTCTTTCGGCACCGAAAGCGCGGTCCTGCTGCATCTGGTTGCAGCGGTTGACCCGACCATTCCCGTGACCTTCGTCGATACGCTCAAGATGTTTCCGGAAACGCTGGAATATCGCGACACGTTGATCAGCCTTCTCGGCATCAAGAACGCCAATATCGTCGCTCCAGAGGCGGCCGTGCTGGCGGAAAAGGACGAGAACGGATTGCGCTGGTCCTATGACCCGGACGGCTGCTGCGAAATCCGCAAGGTCGAGCCGCTGGCCCGGGCCAAGGCCGGTCTCAACAGCTGGATATCGGGCCGCAAGGCATTCCAGTCGGTGACCCGCAACAATATTCCGCGCTTTGAAATCGACGATGGCCGTTTGAAGATCAATCCGCTCGGTGACTGGATCAAGGATGACCTGGAAGCCTATTTCGAGGAACATGATCTGCCGCGTCACCCGCTGGAGGCCGAAGGCTATCTGTCGGTCGGCTGCGCGCCCTGCACTTCAAAAGTGCTGCCTGGCGAGGATCCCCGTGCCGGACGCTGGCGCGGGTGGGACAAGTCCGAATGCGGCATTCACGAGGATGTGACGCCGCTGCCGGATACCGAAGACAAAGGCGTGAACGACCCGATCTTCTAG
- a CDS encoding DUF934 domain-containing protein, with product MVEAIRLRDDEVHEEPAVSLDSFLDQSNATAVRIEAGEDARLLLPYLDRLSLVEIDFPAFGDGRGYSAAQILRESGYTGELRASGDVLLDQLPYMRRCGFDAFAPDSPINPALMEEAIKRYDHVYQATSDQRTPIWRLRHG from the coding sequence ATGGTTGAAGCAATCCGTTTACGCGATGACGAGGTCCATGAAGAACCGGCGGTTTCGCTCGATTCCTTTCTGGACCAGTCGAATGCCACGGCCGTTCGCATAGAAGCGGGCGAAGACGCGCGTCTTTTGCTGCCCTATCTCGACCGCCTGTCGCTGGTGGAAATCGATTTTCCTGCCTTTGGCGACGGCCGCGGCTATTCCGCCGCGCAGATATTGCGCGAATCCGGCTATACCGGCGAATTGCGCGCCAGCGGTGATGTGCTGCTCGATCAGCTTCCCTATATGCGGCGCTGCGGCTTCGATGCCTTTGCCCCCGATTCGCCGATCAACCCCGCGCTGATGGAAGAAGCGATCAAGCGTTACGACCATGTCTATCAGGCAACGTCTGACCAGCGCACCCCGATCTGGAGGCTCCGTCATGGCTGA
- a CDS encoding nitrite/sulfite reductase: MYQYDQYDQKMVDTRVEEFRDQVKRRLAGDLTEDQFKPLRLMNGLYLQLHAYMLRVAVPYGTLSSKQMRMLGHIARKYDRDYGHFTTRQNIQYNWIKLEDAPDILADLASVEMHAIQTSGNCIRNISSDQFAGATADEIADPRPWAEILRQWSSFHPEFSYLPRKFKFAVIASDTDRAAMRLHDIGIQLVHNDAGELGAKFFVGGGMGRTPMIAPEIRDFVPADELISYAEACLRVYNRYGRRDNKYKARIKILVHELGKEEYTRQVEEEFAHMKTLGLNPPVEELARITQYFQDPPFDTQASVDIDLSDPDFALWVDQNISEHKQPGYAIATISLKPRGGIPGDASSAQIDLMADLAEQYSFDELRVTHSQNIVLPHVKKSDLYAIWQKLEEAGLAPANLDLITDSIACPGLDYCSLANARSIPLAQKISERFADLGRQRELGELKLKISGCINACGHHHAGHIGILGVDRKGTENYQLLLGGSGAEDASLAKITGPGFTEDGVIDAIETVTDLYLEQREDGERFIDTYRRVGMARFKEAIYG, encoded by the coding sequence ATGTATCAATATGACCAATATGACCAGAAAATGGTCGACACACGTGTCGAGGAATTCCGCGACCAGGTGAAACGCCGGCTCGCTGGAGACCTGACCGAGGACCAGTTCAAACCGCTGCGGCTGATGAACGGCCTCTATCTGCAACTCCACGCCTATATGCTGCGGGTTGCCGTTCCTTATGGGACGCTGAGCAGCAAGCAGATGCGGATGCTCGGCCATATTGCGCGCAAATATGATCGCGACTACGGCCATTTCACCACCCGCCAGAATATCCAGTATAACTGGATCAAGCTGGAAGACGCGCCCGACATTCTCGCCGATCTGGCGTCTGTCGAAATGCACGCCATCCAGACCAGCGGCAATTGCATCCGCAATATCTCGTCCGACCAGTTCGCTGGGGCAACAGCTGACGAGATCGCCGATCCGCGCCCCTGGGCCGAAATATTGCGGCAATGGTCAAGCTTCCACCCGGAATTTTCCTATCTCCCCAGAAAATTCAAATTTGCCGTGATCGCCAGCGACACCGATCGGGCGGCCATGCGGCTGCACGATATCGGTATCCAGCTGGTCCACAATGACGCGGGCGAACTGGGCGCGAAATTCTTTGTCGGCGGCGGCATGGGCCGGACGCCGATGATCGCACCGGAAATCCGCGACTTTGTGCCTGCTGACGAGTTGATCAGCTATGCCGAGGCCTGCCTGCGCGTCTACAACCGCTACGGACGGCGCGACAATAAGTATAAGGCACGGATCAAGATCCTCGTGCACGAACTCGGCAAGGAGGAATATACCCGCCAGGTCGAGGAAGAATTCGCCCATATGAAGACTCTGGGCCTCAATCCCCCGGTCGAAGAGCTGGCGCGGATCACGCAATATTTTCAGGATCCGCCGTTTGACACGCAGGCAAGTGTCGATATCGACCTGTCCGACCCGGATTTCGCCCTTTGGGTGGATCAGAATATTTCCGAGCACAAACAGCCCGGCTATGCGATTGCGACGATCAGCCTGAAGCCGCGCGGCGGCATTCCGGGCGACGCATCATCGGCCCAGATCGACCTGATGGCCGATCTTGCCGAGCAATATAGTTTTGACGAACTGCGCGTCACGCACAGCCAGAATATCGTGCTGCCGCATGTCAAAAAGAGCGATCTCTACGCGATCTGGCAAAAGCTGGAGGAAGCCGGTCTGGCTCCGGCCAATCTCGACCTGATCACCGACAGCATCGCCTGCCCCGGTCTCGATTATTGCAGCCTCGCCAATGCCCGCTCCATTCCCCTCGCCCAGAAGATCAGCGAACGCTTCGCCGATCTTGGCCGTCAGCGGGAACTGGGCGAACTGAAGCTCAAGATCTCCGGCTGCATCAATGCCTGCGGCCACCATCATGCCGGTCATATCGGCATCCTGGGCGTCGACCGGAAAGGCACGGAAAATTACCAGCTGCTGCTCGGCGGTTCGGGCGCGGAAGACGCCAGTCTGGCGAAGATCACTGGTCCCGGCTTTACCGAAGACGGCGTGATCGACGCCATCGAAACGGTGACTGATCTCTATCTCGAACAGCGCGAGGATGGAGAGCGGTTCATCGATACCTATCGCCGTGTCGGCATGGCCCGGTTCAAGGAGGCTATCTATGGTTGA
- a CDS encoding DUF2849 domain-containing protein produces the protein MKILTGNDLKTGDVIWWTGLDWSRFVKDATDVGEQGEAILQREEAARRVNSPYIIEAEQTEDGPRPGHIKDRVRALGPTVRPDLTLKPADPDAGEWVI, from the coding sequence ATGAAAATCTTGACCGGAAATGATCTCAAAACCGGTGACGTTATCTGGTGGACCGGCCTCGACTGGTCCCGCTTCGTCAAGGACGCGACCGATGTCGGCGAGCAGGGCGAAGCAATTCTGCAGCGCGAAGAAGCCGCCCGCCGGGTGAACTCTCCCTATATTATCGAAGCCGAACAGACCGAAGACGGCCCGCGTCCGGGCCACATCAAGGACCGGGTCCGCGCACTCGGACCGACCGTCCGGCCCGACCTGACATTAAAGCCGGCCGATCCCGACGCCGGCGAATGGGTGATCTGA
- the cobA gene encoding uroporphyrinogen-III C-methyltransferase, with protein MEKTSNRTPAAGKVYLVGAGPGDPELLTLKAARLLERADVIVHDGLVSQDILDLASPTARYISVAKKRSLHSVAQDQINTILIEEAGKGHLVVRLKGGDPFIFGRGGEEADDCVAAGVAVEVVPGISAALGCAAQARMPLTHRDASSAVSFVAGQCKGLSDQNWSGLAGKGRTLVIYMGVANAEAIVEKLIADGAAPDLPVAVLENGTRSDFRALRTLLTDLGDMVRRENVKSPALLVVGEVARYGDADDKFREFATMAGVVA; from the coding sequence ATGGAAAAAACATCAAACAGGACGCCCGCGGCGGGCAAAGTCTATCTGGTCGGTGCCGGTCCGGGCGATCCCGAGTTGCTGACGCTGAAAGCAGCAAGGCTGCTGGAACGCGCCGATGTGATCGTCCATGACGGTCTGGTCAGTCAGGACATTCTGGACCTCGCATCCCCGACCGCACGCTATATTTCGGTCGCGAAGAAACGCTCGCTGCACAGCGTCGCGCAGGACCAGATCAACACTATCCTGATCGAAGAAGCGGGCAAGGGCCATCTGGTCGTGCGGCTCAAGGGCGGCGATCCGTTCATTTTCGGACGCGGTGGCGAAGAAGCCGATGATTGCGTCGCTGCCGGTGTCGCGGTCGAGGTTGTACCCGGTATCAGCGCGGCGCTCGGCTGCGCTGCCCAGGCACGCATGCCCCTCACTCATCGAGACGCCTCCAGCGCGGTCAGCTTCGTTGCGGGCCAGTGCAAGGGTCTGTCAGACCAGAACTGGTCTGGACTGGCCGGCAAGGGTCGCACTTTAGTCATCTATATGGGCGTTGCCAATGCCGAAGCGATCGTCGAAAAACTGATCGCCGACGGAGCCGCTCCCGACCTGCCGGTAGCGGTGTTGGAAAACGGCACACGCTCGGATTTTCGTGCGCTTCGCACGCTGTTGACCGACCTTGGCGACATGGTCCGCCGCGAAAATGTCAAAAGCCCGGCGCTGCTCGTGGTCGGCGAAGTCGCCCGCTACGGCGATGCCGACGATAAATTTCGAGAATTTGCAACAATGGCGGGAGTGGTCGCATGA